From the Hyphomicrobiaceae bacterium genome, the window GTTCTTTACGTGGAATTTCGCAAGGACGGTCGGCCCATCGACCCCGACCCCTGGTGGGTTGCTGGTCAGCAAAAGGTACAAGGATGATGCGCAAGACAGACTATGCCTTCTGGACATTCCTCACGCTCGCCGGGCTCGCAGGAGCCACGACTGTGTTGAATGTCACGCAGACTTTCTCCGCGACGCCGTCGCAGAATTCTGAGCTTTACCGTCAGCTCGATCTGTTCGGCGACGTGCTGGAGCGTGTGCGTTCGGACTACGTGGAGAAACCCGACGATACGCAGCTCATCGAAAGCGCGATCAACGGTATGCTCTCCTCGCTCGATCCGCATTCTTCCTACATGAGCCCAAAGAGCTTCCGCGATATGCAGGTGCAAACGCGCGGTGAGTTTGGTGGCCTGGGCATCGAAGTCACGATGGAGAACGGCGTGATCAAGGTGGTCTCGCCCATCGACGATACCCCTGCCGCAAAAGCTGGCCTGCTTGCGAACGACCTTATCACGCATCTCGACAACGAGCAGATCTCCGGCCTCACGCTGGAGCAGGCGGTCGAGAAAATGCGCGGCCCGGTCAATACGCCGATCACACTGACAATCGTGCGCAAGGGCAAGGACGAACCGTTTGACGTAAAGGTCGTTCGCGACGTCATTCGCATCAACGCCGTCAAGTCGCACGCCGAGGGTGACGACGTCGCCTACATCAAGGTCACGACCTTCAATGAGCAGACGCATGCCAACATGATCAAGGCCCTCGAGACCCTGAACAAGCAGCTCGGACCGAAGATCAAAGGTTACGTCATCGACCTGCGCAACAATCCAGGTGGCCTACTCGATCAGGCCATTGCGGTCTCCGACGACTTCCTGGAGCGTGGCGCGATCGTGCTGACGAAGGGTCGCAACAACGAAGAGACGCAGCGCGCGAATGCTCGTCCCGGCGATGTTGCGGAAGGTAAGAAGATCGCCGTTCTCATCAACGGTGGTTCAGCTTCGGCCTCTGAGATCGTGGCTGGCGCCCTTCAGGACCATAAGCGGGCAACCATCATCGGCACGCGCTCGTTTGGTAAGGGCTCTGTGCAGACGATCATTCCGCTCGGGGCAAACGGCGCGATCCGTCTGACGACGGCTCGCTACTACACGCCGTCGAACCGCTCGATCCAGGCCAAGGGCATCGAACCCGATATCGTGGTTGAGGAAGAGCTTCCCGACGATCTGAAGGACAAGCTGGCCAACGAGAAGCCTCGCGGCGAAGCGAGCCTGCGCGGCCACCTCAAGAACCCGGACGGTTCGGACAAGAAGGAAGAGTTCTCCGGTTCGTCCTCGTACGTGCCCAAGGAGGCCGACAAGGACACCCAGCTGCAGTATGCGCTGTCCTTCCTGCGCGGTACCGCCAAGGAGCCGCCGTCTGCAAGCACGACGACCCAACCGTCCACGACGCCGACGCCCGCACCGGAGGCGAAGCCGGACGAAGCCAAGCCTGAGGACACGAAGCCCGAAGCAAACTAACTGCTTCGGCCTATCCAGGCCTACAAACAAAATGCGGGCGCTGCAGATCGACTGCGGCGCCCGTTTTTGTTTTCCCACCCAGCGCTGATATGCCAAAGAGGCAATTCAGCAAGGCGCAGGCGCGCGTCGCCAGAGCGGGGGCAACGATCCAATGAAGAAATCCCATGCACCAAAACGGCCAATTGATCCCTCCAAGCTCGGCTACCGTCCCTGCGTCGGCATAATGGTAATCAATCGGGAAGGCCTAGTATGGATCGGCTGCCGGGCGGATGCGCAAAACGATGCCGAAGGTCGCGGTGCCTGGTGGCAGATGCCCCAAGGTGGAATCGACGAACAAGAAGACCCGAAGGCGGCAGCACTGCGAGAGCTATACGAAGAAACCGGCATCCGCTCTGTAAGCCTGATCGCCGAGCGCGATAGCTGGATTAACTATGACCTCCCGCCGGACCTGTTGGGCAAAGCCTGGGGTGGACGCTACCGCGGACAGAAACAAAAGTGGTTCGCGTTCCGGTTCACCGGCCACGATAGCGAGATCAACATCGTTCCACCCGATCCAGATAGTATCGAGTTCATTGCCTGGAAGTGGGCACCTGTGGCCGAAGTCCATGCGTTGATCGTACCGTTCAAGCGCTCCGTTTACGACGCGGTCCTCGCCGATTTCGAATCCTTGGCCAAGCCAATGGACTAGCGCTGCAAGTCTGCCTCATAGCTCTGGAAAAGTCGCAGCAACGTCATAAAATAATTGTATTTTTCTTTACTCTTCGTGATTCGCGCGTTCTATTTTTCCAAGGGCTTTTCTCGGACTTTACATGCGCCACGTACCCTACCTCGCTGACGCATCAAACGACGTGCTGCCGCTTCGACTGTGCGTTGGCGTCATGCTGTTCAATCGCGAGGGCAAAGTTTGGGTCGGTAAGCGCAAACCAAAATGGGCGCGGCACGACAGTCCTATCTGGCAGATGCCTCAGGGCGGCATCGAACGTTACGAGCCTCCCCGCATGGCGGCATTGCGCGAGCTTCGGGAGGAAACCGGCATCACCAGCGTCGAGGTGCTGGCGGAGCATCCCGAGTGGCTGACATATGAGCTACCCAGCGAGCTTCTGGGTGTAGCGCTGAAGGGCCGTTATCGCGGCCAAAGACAACGCTGGTTTGCAATGCGATTTTTGGGCAACGACAGCGAGATCGATATTGCCCCGAAGTACGGCTTGAAGGCGGAGTTCGACAATTGGCGTTGGGTACCGATCGATGCGGTGCCCAAACTCATCGTTCCCTACAAGCGTGAACTTTACGAATGCGTGACTGGTGCCTTCGCACATCATGCGAACTGCTGCGCGGTTTCGCTTTCCGAAACGGACTGAGCACTTCGTAGGCGCTGCGCATCTGCGCAACGCTGCGAACTACGTCTCTCCAACAAGCCGATCCGTCGCAGTGCTCCTCAAGGCGTGAACACCGGCGCGATACCGAGATTTAAGGCGTTAGAATGTCATAAAACTTTCAGCGGCGATTGGTCGCCCGATCAGGGCGCAAACACGCGAACATTACAGTTGAATGTTGTGCCTTGTCGGTAACGTGCTCAAA encodes:
- a CDS encoding S41 family peptidase, with product MRKTDYAFWTFLTLAGLAGATTVLNVTQTFSATPSQNSELYRQLDLFGDVLERVRSDYVEKPDDTQLIESAINGMLSSLDPHSSYMSPKSFRDMQVQTRGEFGGLGIEVTMENGVIKVVSPIDDTPAAKAGLLANDLITHLDNEQISGLTLEQAVEKMRGPVNTPITLTIVRKGKDEPFDVKVVRDVIRINAVKSHAEGDDVAYIKVTTFNEQTHANMIKALETLNKQLGPKIKGYVIDLRNNPGGLLDQAIAVSDDFLERGAIVLTKGRNNEETQRANARPGDVAEGKKIAVLINGGSASASEIVAGALQDHKRATIIGTRSFGKGSVQTIIPLGANGAIRLTTARYYTPSNRSIQAKGIEPDIVVEEELPDDLKDKLANEKPRGEASLRGHLKNPDGSDKKEEFSGSSSYVPKEADKDTQLQYALSFLRGTAKEPPSASTTTQPSTTPTPAPEAKPDEAKPEDTKPEAN
- a CDS encoding RNA pyrophosphohydrolase, producing MRHVPYLADASNDVLPLRLCVGVMLFNREGKVWVGKRKPKWARHDSPIWQMPQGGIERYEPPRMAALRELREETGITSVEVLAEHPEWLTYELPSELLGVALKGRYRGQRQRWFAMRFLGNDSEIDIAPKYGLKAEFDNWRWVPIDAVPKLIVPYKRELYECVTGAFAHHANCCAVSLSETD
- a CDS encoding RNA pyrophosphohydrolase — translated: MKKSHAPKRPIDPSKLGYRPCVGIMVINREGLVWIGCRADAQNDAEGRGAWWQMPQGGIDEQEDPKAAALRELYEETGIRSVSLIAERDSWINYDLPPDLLGKAWGGRYRGQKQKWFAFRFTGHDSEINIVPPDPDSIEFIAWKWAPVAEVHALIVPFKRSVYDAVLADFESLAKPMD